One Coffea arabica cultivar ET-39 chromosome 5e, Coffea Arabica ET-39 HiFi, whole genome shotgun sequence DNA segment encodes these proteins:
- the LOC140006882 gene encoding UDP-glycosyltransferase 71B2-like has translation MGRGLGSFWRTDQLRFPSEYENLDEVLPEGFLQRTAAVGKVIGWAPQAAVLSHPAVGGFVSHCGWNSILESVWYGVPVATWPLNAEQQQNAFLMVKDLAMAVEIKIDFKRDFVLGVSSEILSADVIERGIKHLMDPEKEIKEKVKEMKEKSRLAPNEGGSSYASLKLFLEDVIDSIP, from the exons ATGGGGAGGGGGCTAGGGAGTTTTTGGAGAACGGATCAGTTAAGG TTTCCAAGTGAGTATGAGAACCTGGATGAAGTCTTGCCAGAAGGGTTCTTGCAGCGAACTGCAGCCGTTGGAAAAGTTATTGGATGGGCACCACAGGCGGCAGTTCTATCCCATCCTGCTGTAGGGGGCTTTGTTTCTCACTGTGGTTGGAACTCAATATTGGAAAGCGTTTGGTACGGTGTGCCAGTGGCAACTTGGCCGCTTAATGCAGAGCAGCAGCAGAATGCATTCCTAATGGTGAAGGACTTGGCAATGGCAGTGGAgatcaaaatagatttcaaaagGGATTTCGTACTGGGTGTGAGCAGTGAGATTTTGAGTGCAGATGTGATTGAAAGAGGGATTAAACATCTGATGGATCCTGAGAAGGAAATCAAAGAGAAGGTGAAGGAAATGAAGGAGAAGAGCAGGTTGGCTCCTAATGAAGGAGGATCATCCTATGCTTCCTTGAAGTTGTTTCTTGAAGATGTAATAGATAGTATTCCATAA